A genomic stretch from Porphyromonadaceae bacterium W3.11 includes:
- a CDS encoding MMPL family transporter, with protein sequence MNIIKINRRFKALADWILSHRIIVGVLFLTIIALSFVGTKRIVMKTSFDDYFVSDDPMLLKTKEFESIFGNDYYVAVLVKNEDIFSNHSLKLIRELSNELKDSLSYAEKVISLTDLEFAVGTDDGMTIEQIVPEEIPSDITSLKEIKRKAYSKPNLAKKLVSKDGTMTWIMVKLRPFPEDSEWKKQSNIAPDMLTGKEAGHIIRKAKYSELSPSASGMPYLSYEKFVYLQGEMGRLFLFAFIVSIIVMLIVTRSIRGVIAPLLTSAFGLLIGFGIIGWTGLYIDMSTAMIAVILTFACSIAYNIHLYNFFKTQFVETGKRHTSIKEAMGETGWGVLLSGLTTIAAMMTFLAMKIVPMKAIGINTSLCLLAVLLTCLFITPILLSFGKDRKPAVDMSKSFEGYIGGRFERFGSYIMRNHKMIVSLSILVTLFCSIGLFSIEPAFDIEKTMGRKIPYVKSFLDLCETELGSMYAYDLMITLPNDNDAKQPTNLQKLDELAKIADRYELTKRHNSITDIVKDMNCTLNSNKPEYYKIPNDPNMVAQLLLLYENAGGTESEYWMDYDYKRLRLQLELNSYNSNEAEKEMEDLQNEARNLFPDAHISVVGNIPQFTVMQQYVERGQMWSMLLSVLVIGIILVIIFGNWKVGLVGMIPNIAPALIVGGMMGWLGYPLDMMTASLIPMILGIAVDDTIHFINHSHVAYDRCRDYEQAINKTFRTEGLAIVMSTVIISATFAGFIMSDATQMRNWGILAVAGMVSALLADLFLTPTFFKYLGVFDKKKKKETTQN encoded by the coding sequence ATGAATATCATCAAAATCAACAGAAGGTTCAAAGCCTTGGCAGACTGGATACTTAGCCATCGGATTATCGTAGGAGTTCTTTTCTTGACCATCATAGCCCTTTCTTTCGTAGGGACTAAACGCATCGTGATGAAGACATCCTTTGACGACTATTTCGTAAGCGATGATCCCATGTTACTCAAAACCAAAGAATTCGAATCCATATTTGGCAACGACTACTACGTGGCTGTACTCGTTAAGAACGAGGACATATTCTCCAACCATAGCCTCAAGCTCATTCGAGAACTTAGTAATGAACTGAAGGACAGTCTCTCGTATGCGGAGAAGGTAATTTCCCTTACCGATCTTGAGTTTGCAGTAGGAACGGATGATGGCATGACTATAGAGCAAATAGTACCTGAGGAAATACCTTCAGATATCACTTCACTGAAAGAAATCAAACGAAAGGCGTATAGCAAACCCAATCTGGCTAAGAAATTAGTATCAAAGGATGGAACCATGACCTGGATAATGGTAAAACTACGTCCTTTCCCTGAGGATTCGGAGTGGAAAAAGCAAAGCAACATTGCTCCAGATATGCTTACGGGTAAGGAAGCTGGGCATATCATCCGTAAGGCAAAATACTCGGAGTTATCACCGAGTGCTTCTGGAATGCCTTACCTGAGCTATGAGAAGTTCGTCTATTTACAAGGGGAGATGGGCAGACTATTCCTATTCGCCTTCATCGTCTCCATCATAGTAATGCTAATCGTAACACGCTCAATACGGGGAGTCATCGCACCTTTATTGACCTCAGCTTTTGGCCTCCTCATAGGCTTTGGGATTATTGGCTGGACTGGACTATATATAGATATGAGCACTGCTATGATAGCAGTGATATTGACCTTTGCCTGCTCTATCGCCTATAATATCCATCTCTACAACTTCTTTAAGACACAGTTCGTAGAGACAGGAAAGCGTCATACATCAATCAAAGAAGCTATGGGTGAAACGGGCTGGGGTGTCCTACTATCGGGATTGACTACGATAGCTGCCATGATGACATTCCTCGCAATGAAAATAGTCCCAATGAAAGCCATCGGTATCAATACCTCTCTGTGTCTGCTTGCGGTGCTGCTTACATGCCTGTTCATTACTCCTATACTACTCTCTTTTGGTAAGGATCGCAAACCAGCGGTAGATATGTCTAAGAGTTTTGAAGGATATATAGGCGGACGCTTCGAGAGGTTCGGAAGCTATATTATGCGAAACCACAAAATGATCGTATCTCTATCTATTCTAGTCACATTATTTTGCAGTATAGGACTTTTTTCGATAGAACCAGCATTTGACATTGAGAAAACAATGGGTCGCAAAATTCCGTACGTCAAGAGCTTCCTAGACCTTTGTGAAACTGAGCTTGGGTCGATGTATGCTTACGATCTCATGATCACACTACCAAATGATAATGATGCGAAGCAACCAACCAACTTGCAGAAGCTGGATGAACTGGCAAAAATTGCAGACCGCTACGAATTGACTAAACGTCACAATTCCATTACGGACATTGTTAAAGACATGAACTGTACTCTTAATAGCAATAAGCCGGAATACTACAAGATCCCTAACGACCCAAACATGGTGGCTCAGTTACTATTGCTTTACGAGAATGCAGGTGGCACAGAGTCGGAATATTGGATGGACTATGACTATAAGCGGCTACGTTTGCAGCTAGAATTAAATAGCTATAACTCTAATGAGGCGGAAAAAGAGATGGAGGATCTTCAGAATGAAGCTCGTAATCTATTTCCTGATGCTCACATATCAGTGGTAGGAAATATTCCTCAATTCACCGTGATGCAACAATATGTAGAACGGGGACAAATGTGGTCAATGTTACTATCTGTTCTGGTCATTGGTATTATCCTCGTCATCATCTTTGGCAATTGGAAAGTAGGATTGGTAGGTATGATCCCAAACATCGCTCCTGCTCTTATAGTTGGTGGCATGATGGGGTGGCTTGGCTATCCACTCGACATGATGACGGCTTCACTCATTCCAATGATATTAGGTATAGCTGTTGATGACACTATCCACTTCATTAATCACAGCCATGTTGCATACGACAGATGTAGAGATTATGAGCAGGCTATCAATAAAACATTCCGAACTGAGGGGCTGGCAATTGTGATGTCAACGGTCATCATCTCAGCGACTTTTGCTGGGTTCATCATGTCAGATGCTACCCAAATGCGTAACTGGGGCATATTGGCTGTAGCAGGTATGGTATCGGCTTTGCTAGCTGATTTATTCCTTACCCCAACTTTTTTCAAGTACTTAGGTGTATTTGACAAGAAAAAGAAGAAAGAGACTACACAGAACTAA
- a CDS encoding TetR/AcrR family transcriptional regulator yields the protein MQILKTDTRQRIVSIAHNEFIKNGVRQTTIRTIASKAGITVGNLYHYFSSKDELFCEVLKPLLSALDSYILSHNREEYLSLAVFNLRESQNEYLYAMLELIETYRAELRLLLFNAEGTSLAGYKEIIINYQMEIGYEYLRLMKQRYPHLNTNISPFLIHITSSSWMTLFCELIEHEDYSQEEIRLALDQYVSYGLAGWKELMKP from the coding sequence ATGCAAATATTAAAGACTGACACAAGACAACGCATAGTATCTATAGCACATAATGAATTCATAAAGAACGGTGTAAGACAGACCACCATACGTACTATTGCGAGCAAAGCTGGCATTACAGTGGGCAATCTATACCATTACTTCAGTAGCAAAGACGAACTATTCTGCGAGGTATTGAAACCTCTCCTTTCTGCACTAGATAGTTACATCCTTTCACACAACCGAGAGGAATATCTGTCCTTAGCCGTATTCAACTTACGTGAAAGTCAGAATGAATACCTATATGCTATGCTCGAACTTATTGAAACCTACCGAGCTGAACTTCGACTATTGCTTTTCAATGCAGAAGGAACCTCCTTAGCTGGATATAAGGAGATAATCATAAACTATCAAATGGAGATTGGATATGAATATCTTCGGCTTATGAAACAACGATATCCTCATCTCAATACTAATATATCGCCATTCCTAATCCACATAACCAGCTCTTCATGGATGACACTTTTCTGCGAACTTATTGAGCATGAAGATTACAGCCAAGAGGAAATTAGGCTGGCACTCGACCAATACGTGTCATATGGATTAGCGGGATGGAAAGAACTAATGAAACCATAA
- a CDS encoding ABC transporter ATP-binding protein, whose amino-acid sequence MIKYFQNRFALSEKGARDLRKGIVYSTLLNLALMLPPSYLFLFLMEYIGNEPEMQRHTLLFYILLAVVLIFVMYIISIWQYNSTYTTVYTESAQRRISVAEKLRRLPLSFFGERNLSDLTSTVMEDCTQLEHTFSHAIPQLFASILSMVIISIGLFFYDWRLATALLWVVPLAIATLFLSRQNLDKAFKNLYHVKREVTEQVQDGLDCVQEIKSYNGENEYCRRFDQQLNIYEKELINHELVAGVFVNLSTVFLKLGMPTVILVGAWLLQQNEVSAFVYMAFLLISAMIYNPIQDVCNNLAVLAFLDVRINRMKEIEEMSTQEGSKDVEIQDYDIEFQNVSFAYDSDKQVLHNVSFTARQGDVTALVGPSGGGKSTTTKLAARFWDIDSGKILIGGKDISMIDPESLLQHFSIVFQDVILFNASIADNIRIGKLNATDEEVYHAAKLAQCDDFISRMPQGYDTIIGENGETLSGGERQRISIARALLKNAPIILLDEATASLDAENETKIQVGLSELVRDKTVIIIAHRMRTVQNANHIVVLNGGKVSEQGTPDELMSKNGEFARMVRRQQEHHRNI is encoded by the coding sequence ATGATTAAATACTTTCAGAACCGTTTTGCCCTATCGGAAAAAGGAGCTAGAGATTTGCGTAAGGGTATAGTATATTCGACATTACTCAATCTTGCATTAATGTTACCGCCCTCGTACTTATTTCTCTTTCTAATGGAATATATCGGCAATGAGCCAGAAATGCAAAGACACACACTATTGTTCTATATCCTCTTAGCTGTCGTACTGATATTCGTGATGTATATCATCAGTATATGGCAGTACAATAGCACGTACACTACGGTTTATACGGAAAGTGCTCAACGCCGTATCAGTGTAGCAGAGAAGCTTCGTCGCTTGCCGCTATCATTCTTCGGAGAAAGGAATCTTTCAGACCTCACCTCTACGGTGATGGAAGATTGTACACAATTAGAGCACACATTCTCCCATGCTATTCCTCAATTATTCGCCTCTATACTGAGTATGGTTATTATTTCCATCGGTTTATTCTTCTACGATTGGAGATTGGCAACTGCACTTTTATGGGTTGTGCCATTAGCTATAGCTACATTATTTCTATCAAGACAGAATTTGGACAAAGCCTTCAAGAATCTCTATCACGTGAAGCGTGAAGTAACCGAACAGGTTCAAGACGGACTAGATTGTGTACAGGAAATCAAGTCATACAATGGAGAAAATGAGTACTGCAGAAGGTTTGACCAGCAATTGAATATCTATGAAAAAGAGCTGATTAACCATGAATTGGTAGCAGGTGTATTTGTCAATCTTTCAACAGTGTTTCTAAAATTAGGGATGCCCACAGTAATTCTAGTGGGTGCATGGCTGCTACAGCAAAATGAAGTTTCAGCCTTTGTGTATATGGCTTTTCTTCTCATCTCAGCAATGATATACAATCCTATTCAGGATGTATGTAATAATCTTGCCGTACTCGCATTTCTGGACGTCCGTATCAATAGGATGAAGGAGATCGAGGAGATGTCGACACAAGAAGGAAGCAAGGATGTTGAGATACAAGACTATGACATTGAGTTTCAGAACGTCAGCTTCGCATACGATTCTGATAAACAGGTCTTACACAATGTTTCATTCACGGCACGACAAGGTGATGTAACAGCCCTCGTAGGTCCATCTGGAGGAGGAAAGAGTACTACGACAAAGCTGGCTGCCCGTTTCTGGGACATAGACAGCGGTAAGATCCTAATAGGAGGAAAAGATATCTCTATGATTGACCCAGAGAGCTTATTACAACACTTTTCCATAGTCTTCCAAGATGTAATACTCTTCAATGCTTCTATTGCTGATAATATCCGCATCGGCAAGCTTAATGCCACTGATGAAGAAGTGTATCACGCCGCAAAGCTGGCTCAATGCGATGACTTCATTAGCCGTATGCCGCAGGGGTATGACACCATCATTGGCGAAAATGGAGAGACACTTTCTGGTGGCGAACGCCAGCGTATCTCCATTGCTCGCGCTCTTTTGAAAAACGCCCCTATCATACTCCTAGACGAGGCTACAGCAAGCCTAGATGCAGAAAACGAAACGAAAATACAGGTAGGGCTCTCTGAACTGGTCCGAGACAAGACCGTCATCATCATCGCCCACCGTATGAGGACCGTCCAAAATGCTAATCATATAGTAGTGCTCAATGGAGGGAAAGTTAGTGAGCAGGGAACGCCTGACGAACTGATGAGCAAAAATGGCGAGTTCGCCCGCATGGTCAGAAGACAACAAGAGCATCACAGAAATATATAA
- a CDS encoding ABC transporter ATP-binding protein — translation MIKTLKRLRFYMEGRKSLLPSSIWLSAINGLLSLIPFILVWLVVRTLLTTEGDLSDTPIWNYAIAAFIVSVVNVLICFAALMLSHIAAFRIETNMRRTAMNRLMRAPLGFFDTQNSGRMRKIIDEDAGQTHTFVAHILPDAASSIVAPIGVIILLLVVDWQLGIASMVPLVTAFGIMGYMMNPKNNHFQRMYLDAQEKMSSDAVEYVRGIPVVKVFQQTVFSFKKFHDSIIRYRDLVIKYTLLWCKPMSAYTVAINAFAFILVPTGIIMIGHGGEPAIIIADIFLYVLITPVIAANVMKVMYLGQNLFLANEAVDRLEKLTTIPPLPENKTPERAKNFDIKFEDVSFRYDMANTDAIHNINLTIKEGETAALVGASGSGKTTIARLIPRFWDVSAGSLSIGGIDVRQMDKSELMQNVSFVFQNTRLFKTSILENICYGSLSPTEEEINRAIDLSQSREIIEKLPLGLNTKIGTEGTYLSGGEQQRIVLARAILKNAPIVVLDEATAFADPENEHLIRQALAHLTHGKTVLMIAHRLTTVEDADKIVVMDDGSIAEEGTHSELIAQKGLYHKMWNEYQKAVAWRL, via the coding sequence ATGATAAAAACACTCAAACGATTACGCTTTTACATGGAGGGGCGAAAATCTTTATTGCCTAGCTCCATCTGGTTATCAGCAATCAACGGACTGCTGTCACTCATACCCTTTATTCTTGTGTGGCTTGTGGTTCGCACACTGCTCACTACCGAAGGGGATCTTTCAGATACGCCGATTTGGAACTACGCGATAGCGGCCTTTATAGTATCTGTAGTCAATGTATTGATCTGTTTTGCCGCATTGATGCTCTCACATATTGCCGCGTTTAGGATCGAGACCAACATGCGACGTACAGCCATGAATCGGCTGATGCGTGCACCTCTGGGATTCTTTGACACACAGAACTCTGGTAGAATGCGAAAAATAATAGATGAAGATGCAGGACAGACTCATACCTTTGTGGCTCACATCTTACCTGATGCTGCTAGTAGTATCGTTGCTCCTATTGGAGTCATCATCCTTCTCCTAGTCGTCGATTGGCAGTTAGGTATAGCATCTATGGTACCGCTAGTGACAGCCTTTGGGATCATGGGCTATATGATGAATCCCAAGAACAATCATTTTCAGCGGATGTATCTAGATGCTCAGGAGAAGATGAGTTCTGATGCTGTAGAATATGTGCGAGGTATACCAGTCGTAAAAGTATTCCAACAGACCGTATTCTCATTCAAGAAATTTCACGACAGTATCATACGCTACCGCGACCTTGTTATCAAATATACGCTTCTGTGGTGTAAGCCGATGTCCGCCTACACCGTAGCCATAAATGCATTCGCCTTCATACTCGTGCCCACAGGCATCATTATGATAGGTCACGGAGGAGAGCCAGCTATCATCATCGCAGATATCTTTCTCTATGTGCTGATCACCCCTGTTATCGCCGCCAATGTGATGAAGGTAATGTATCTAGGTCAGAACCTCTTCCTTGCAAATGAAGCCGTAGATCGTTTAGAAAAGCTCACGACGATACCACCGCTTCCTGAAAATAAGACACCCGAAAGAGCAAAAAACTTTGACATAAAGTTTGAGGATGTTTCATTTCGATACGATATGGCAAATACAGATGCGATCCATAACATTAACCTCACCATTAAGGAGGGAGAGACAGCCGCTCTTGTAGGAGCTTCGGGAAGTGGGAAGACCACCATAGCACGGCTCATTCCCCGTTTCTGGGACGTGAGTGCTGGTAGTCTAAGTATAGGTGGTATTGATGTCCGACAAATGGATAAGAGTGAGTTGATGCAGAACGTTTCATTTGTCTTTCAAAACACTCGACTTTTTAAGACCTCTATCTTAGAGAATATATGCTATGGTAGTCTCTCCCCGACAGAAGAAGAGATTAATCGTGCCATTGATTTATCCCAAAGCCGTGAAATCATAGAGAAACTGCCATTAGGTCTAAACACCAAAATAGGCACAGAAGGGACCTACCTATCAGGTGGAGAACAACAACGCATCGTACTAGCTCGGGCTATCCTAAAGAATGCCCCTATCGTGGTACTTGATGAAGCCACCGCCTTCGCAGATCCTGAAAATGAACATCTGATCCGCCAAGCACTAGCACACCTTACTCATGGAAAAACAGTTCTTATGATAGCTCATCGGCTAACGACCGTAGAGGATGCTGACAAAATCGTGGTAATGGATGATGGAAGCATAGCTGAAGAAGGAACGCACTCTGAACTGATAGCTCAGAAAGGGCTATACCATAAAATGTGGAATGAGTACCAAAAGGCAGTGGCATGGAGATTATAA
- a CDS encoding outer membrane lipoprotein-sorting protein, which translates to MKTKHLLLSLIALLAISSGQAADLSGRDIMQKAKDRPNGDTRYATIEMTLIQKSGHKRVRKLESWAIDIGDDTKKIMFFTYPGDVKGTGFLTWDYDDTSKQDDKWLYLPAMKKTRRISGKSSKTDYFMGSDFTYNDMSSRNVDEETHELLKEEVIDEHKCWVIKSIPKDKDEIYSYRITWIRQDCLLAVKAEYYDKLNKIHRQLTISNIELMQGFWTMHLMQMENMQTGHKTILRMNNQKFDIKVSPNLFTVANLEKGL; encoded by the coding sequence ATGAAGACGAAACATTTATTATTATCGCTCATCGCATTACTAGCGATTAGTAGCGGACAAGCTGCAGATCTATCAGGGAGGGACATTATGCAAAAAGCTAAGGACAGGCCTAACGGAGATACTCGATATGCTACGATTGAAATGACGCTCATTCAAAAGAGTGGACACAAAAGGGTACGTAAACTCGAATCATGGGCTATAGATATAGGGGACGATACAAAAAAGATTATGTTTTTTACTTATCCTGGTGATGTGAAAGGTACGGGCTTCCTAACGTGGGACTATGATGATACTAGTAAGCAGGATGACAAGTGGCTATACTTACCTGCAATGAAAAAGACACGTCGAATCAGTGGAAAATCATCCAAAACTGATTACTTCATGGGTAGTGACTTCACCTATAACGACATGAGTTCACGTAATGTGGACGAGGAGACCCACGAACTATTAAAAGAGGAGGTCATAGATGAGCATAAATGCTGGGTAATTAAGTCCATCCCCAAGGACAAAGACGAAATATACTCATATCGAATCACATGGATAAGGCAAGATTGCTTATTGGCTGTCAAGGCTGAATACTATGACAAACTCAATAAGATTCATCGTCAACTGACCATTTCAAATATTGAGTTAATGCAAGGATTCTGGACCATGCACCTGATGCAGATGGAAAATATGCAAACTGGACATAAGACTATCCTACGTATGAATAATCAAAAATTTGATATAAAAGTCTCACCAAACCTCTTCACTGTAGCCAACCTAGAGAAAGGACTATGA